The sequence below is a genomic window from bacterium.
TGCGAGTTTCGGTCCATGGCGCACCATTGCAGGGATGATATCCTTTCATTTTTTCCCAGTTCCGGTAATTCTGGTGGCCGTTCGTTTCAACGAGCCCGAGTCCCAGACCGGGAAACGGCGCCAGCCGTGCCGCAACATTTTTATTCCAGTCAACGAGAATGGGATTTACGGTCAGGTCGGCGCAGAAACAGGGAATTCCATTCTCATGGGCCACTTTCGCAATTTTCAAAGTCATGCTCAGGGTCTTGGCAATCGCTTTCAGCGCAATAGCCCCGTACCCCATCTGTATTCTTTTAACAGCATCGGCATCGGTGTGCGCGCTTTCATCGGCGGCAATACGGACACCAAGATCGCCGACACTCTCTTCATATTCCTCGGGGAACGGTTCTTCGATAATTGCAATGTGATCGAAGGCCCCGATTTTGCGGGCATGATCGAGGAGCCGCAGGAGAGTTTCCTTTCGGGCATATCTGCCGTTTGCATCGAAATAATACGGAAGTTTGCCGTTTTTCGTATACGGCGTTTCAATATTGCCGATGGCTTTATGGATTTCCGTCATCCGGGATTTATCCTTTTCGAGCATCTCTTCCTGAGTACCCGGCTGGCCTATCTTTATCTTCATAAAGAAATATCCCTGCCCGGCGGCATCACGGATTTCTTCAACCGGGACAGCGTACGCCATGAGGGGGATACTGGCGAGTTCTTTATGATGGTGCGACAGCGCGGATCGATACATCGGAGGTATCATGTCGTCGAAGGTACCGATACCGTTCTTTTCAGCATACACCAGCCACGCAGCATTGTCGAAACCGACGAGAGCATTGAGGGCAAAGGTCTTCCGTAAATCCGGGTTCCCTGTCACCGCTTTACCGTACTCATAGACATCCCCGAGAACCATATCCAGAAGATCGATGGGTGTGGTGAATGTCATACCTCTGGCTGTCCGCAAGGCGTGTTCGGTCATGGCATACATGAGCGCATTACCGCCGCTTTCGGAGTGCGATGCGAATATCGCGGCGTCCGACCACAACACACTCTGGCTGCACAGACCGATTTTCCGTAAACCGGACTCTTCTTCAAGAAGAGCAGCGGTCTGCCATATCTCGGTCATATAGCCGCCTTTGAATCCGAACGGCCTGATCAGCGGCTCACGCTCGAAATTGGAGTCGGTGTTTTTCACTGTTATGTGCATGGAGGTATCCTTTGTTGTATTCACATCCCTGGCGTTCTGACCATACGACAGACGCGGAATGCATAAACCTGCCAGTGCCCCGGATTGTTGTATGAACCGACGGCGGCTAAAGCCATTGCACTGTTCCCTGTTATTCATGTCAACTCCATCACAGTTTCCATGGTTCTCTGTACTGATAGTGGAGCAGATTGTTTGCGTCGCTGTTGTTGGTAATCCGTTCTGTCTTCGGGTCCCACTCGATTCGTGTTTTCGTTTCGAGAGCGATGTTCGCAAGATGGGCAAAGGTTGTTGAACGGTGTCCTTCCTCCATGTCGCACAGACTTTTACTCCGGGACTTGACACAATCGAGGAAGTTTCGTACAAGACTGTCGGTGCTGTCCACAGGGGTCTCGAGTCTCTTTTCCACCGGTTCGCCGGGTGTGCTCCGTTTCTGAAACTGACCCGGTGAGGGCGGCACAATTTTGTATACCCGCTCATTGGCGGACAGCGTTCCCTGGACACCGCATAATTCGACCTCCCAGCCGGGTATCGGATTTCCGCCTCCCGCCTCATACAGGCCGAATATCACTACCGCTCCCGAACCGAATTCAAACGTTACCTCCATGG
It includes:
- a CDS encoding L-alanine-DL-glutamate epimerase, producing MNNREQCNGFSRRRFIQQSGALAGLCIPRLSYGQNARDVNTTKDTSMHITVKNTDSNFEREPLIRPFGFKGGYMTEIWQTAALLEEESGLRKIGLCSQSVLWSDAAIFASHSESGGNALMYAMTEHALRTARGMTFTTPIDLLDMVLGDVYEYGKAVTGNPDLRKTFALNALVGFDNAAWLVYAEKNGIGTFDDMIPPMYRSALSHHHKELASIPLMAYAVPVEEIRDAAGQGYFFMKIKIGQPGTQEEMLEKDKSRMTEIHKAIGNIETPYTKNGKLPYYFDANGRYARKETLLRLLDHARKIGAFDHIAIIEEPFPEEYEESVGDLGVRIAADESAHTDADAVKRIQMGYGAIALKAIAKTLSMTLKIAKVAHENGIPCFCADLTVNPILVDWNKNVAARLAPFPGLGLGLVETNGHQNYRNWEKMKGYHPCNGAPWTETRRGVFMLDKDFYEKSGGIFLPSGHYEDMFRYKG